A stretch of Lysobacter sp. K5869 DNA encodes these proteins:
- a CDS encoding YcaO-like family protein, whose translation MIPLERERTLAQAGRAIELFLARAGWSARIEDTGERLQAAMCWLLDADGEVFANGYGKGEREAARIGALYEAVEHVYANAQSPHERLELVPAAALSADPRYGALPFAAEFGRQSGRQLSCRRYRPFFADDDSDSLAVPLFLICPSAVNALLPGDDFDYSSVIRYGSNSGVAIGASVEEAAVHAIGELVERDSWSLFLAAHFLGDPASFGAWIEPGSLPEEVARTHAAAQRQLGREIRLIEATSDLGIPAFIATTDGIEAGEAVCPGGYGASLYAGHAAIRALTELVQTVLIGRRLETVSAYSRQTLEALAEYPKLRDCAYFQVDFERMQRRRWEHAPRERQAPAALLRELLARLGESGIQVRYAINHREGDAFCVASCVALELERFLLVTTGMVMAPGRRGMALLARAEAAKETEAA comes from the coding sequence ATGATTCCGTTGGAACGCGAACGCACGCTGGCTCAGGCCGGGCGTGCCATCGAGTTGTTTCTGGCGCGCGCCGGCTGGAGCGCGCGCATCGAGGATACCGGCGAGCGCTTGCAGGCGGCGATGTGTTGGCTGCTCGACGCCGACGGCGAGGTGTTCGCCAACGGCTACGGCAAGGGCGAGCGCGAGGCCGCGCGCATCGGCGCGCTGTACGAGGCGGTCGAGCACGTGTACGCCAACGCGCAGTCGCCGCACGAGCGTCTCGAGTTGGTGCCGGCGGCGGCGTTGTCCGCCGATCCGCGCTACGGCGCGTTGCCGTTCGCGGCCGAGTTCGGGCGGCAGAGCGGGCGGCAGTTGAGTTGCCGGCGCTATCGGCCGTTCTTCGCCGACGACGACAGCGATTCGCTGGCGGTGCCGCTGTTCCTGATTTGCCCGTCGGCGGTGAACGCCTTGCTGCCGGGCGACGATTTCGATTATTCCAGCGTGATCCGCTACGGCTCCAACAGCGGCGTGGCGATCGGCGCCAGCGTCGAGGAAGCGGCGGTGCACGCGATCGGCGAACTGGTCGAGCGCGATTCGTGGTCGCTGTTTCTAGCCGCGCATTTTCTCGGCGATCCGGCCTCGTTCGGCGCGTGGATCGAGCCGGGGTCGTTGCCGGAGGAGGTCGCGCGCACGCATGCGGCGGCGCAGCGCCAGCTCGGGCGCGAGATCCGGTTGATCGAGGCGACCAGCGATTTGGGGATTCCGGCGTTCATCGCCACCACCGACGGGATCGAGGCCGGCGAAGCGGTGTGTCCCGGCGGCTACGGCGCGTCGCTGTACGCCGGGCACGCGGCGATCCGCGCATTGACCGAGTTGGTGCAGACGGTGCTGATCGGCCGGCGTTTGGAGACAGTGAGCGCGTACAGCCGGCAGACGCTGGAGGCTTTGGCCGAGTATCCGAAGCTGCGCGATTGCGCTTATTTTCAGGTCGATTTCGAGCGCATGCAGAGGCGGCGCTGGGAGCATGCGCCGCGCGAGCGGCAGGCGCCGGCGGCGCTGTTGCGCGAGTTGCTGGCGCGCTTGGGCGAGAGCGGGATCCAGGTGCGTTACGCAATCAACCACCGCGAGGGCGACGCGTTCTGCGTGGCGAGTTGCGTGGCGCTGGAGTTGGAGCGCTTCTTGCTGGTGACCACGGGCATGGTCATGGCGCCGGGGCGGCGTGGGATGGCGTTGCTGGCGCGGGCGGAAGCGGCGAAGGAAACCGAAGCCGCCTAG
- a CDS encoding alkaline phosphatase, translated as MRATTHRYALPAYTVLGAALCTVLIALPALAAPKQAARKAPPREENAQRWFEEGAETARKGANLRPLPFKAKNVILFVGDGMGISTIAAARIREGQLKGGSGEENSLSFEKLPYVSLSKTYSVDGQTPDSAPTMTAMVTGIKTNQGVLSVTQQAKYGNCASARGQGVVTMLELSEALGLATGIVSTARITHATPAATYAHTPNRDWESDAELSDEARLNGCKDIARQLIEFPYGDGLEVALGGGRSYFLPNTVADPEDAGAKGRRKDGRNLPYEWTGRPGSAYVWNKAQFDAIDPRHTRHLLGLFERSHMEYEQDRPNDTGKEPSLSDMTSKAIDVLANSSRKGYFLMVEGGRVDHAHHAGNASRALTDAIALSDAVRTALKKTDERDTLIIVTADHSHTFTVAGYPDRGNDILGKVVTNGQLALDKNGKPYTTLGYVNGPGYRGPNARPDLTNVDTAHPDYLQEATIPLGDETHAAEDVGIYARGPGAHAFQGVVEQNTIFHVMAQSQRNTSAFLCALFGYCGNGWAHGRGALAAPLMEEDLRTGMARNQAKL; from the coding sequence CGCATCGCTACGCCCTGCCCGCTTACACCGTCCTGGGCGCCGCCCTGTGCACGGTCCTGATCGCCCTGCCGGCCCTCGCCGCGCCCAAGCAAGCCGCGCGCAAGGCGCCGCCGCGCGAGGAAAACGCACAGCGCTGGTTCGAGGAAGGCGCCGAAACCGCGCGCAAGGGCGCCAACCTGCGCCCGCTGCCGTTCAAGGCCAAAAACGTGATCCTGTTCGTCGGCGACGGCATGGGCATCTCGACCATCGCCGCCGCGCGCATCCGCGAAGGCCAGCTCAAGGGCGGCAGCGGCGAAGAGAACTCGCTCTCGTTCGAGAAGCTGCCCTACGTGAGCCTGTCCAAGACCTACTCGGTCGACGGCCAGACCCCGGACTCGGCACCGACCATGACCGCGATGGTCACCGGCATCAAGACCAACCAAGGCGTGCTCAGCGTCACCCAGCAGGCCAAGTACGGCAACTGCGCCTCCGCGCGCGGCCAGGGCGTGGTCACCATGCTGGAACTGTCCGAGGCCTTGGGCCTGGCCACCGGCATCGTCAGCACCGCGCGCATCACCCACGCGACTCCGGCGGCGACCTATGCGCATACGCCGAACCGCGATTGGGAAAGCGACGCCGAACTCAGCGACGAAGCGCGCCTCAACGGCTGCAAGGACATCGCCCGCCAGCTGATCGAATTCCCCTACGGCGACGGCCTGGAAGTCGCGCTCGGCGGCGGCCGCAGCTACTTCCTGCCCAACACCGTGGCCGATCCGGAAGACGCCGGCGCCAAGGGCCGGCGCAAGGACGGCCGCAACCTGCCGTACGAATGGACCGGCCGTCCGGGCTCGGCCTACGTGTGGAACAAGGCCCAGTTCGACGCGATCGACCCTCGCCACACCCGCCACCTGCTCGGCCTGTTCGAGCGCTCGCACATGGAATACGAGCAAGACCGCCCGAACGACACCGGCAAGGAACCGAGCCTGTCGGACATGACCTCCAAGGCCATCGACGTGCTCGCCAACAGCAGCCGCAAGGGCTATTTCCTGATGGTCGAAGGCGGCCGCGTCGATCACGCCCACCACGCCGGCAACGCCAGCCGCGCGCTGACCGACGCCATCGCCCTGTCCGACGCGGTGCGCACCGCGCTGAAGAAGACCGACGAGCGCGACACGCTGATCATCGTCACCGCCGACCACAGCCACACCTTCACTGTCGCCGGCTATCCCGACCGCGGCAACGACATCCTCGGCAAGGTCGTCACCAACGGCCAGCTCGCCCTGGACAAGAACGGCAAGCCCTACACCACACTCGGCTACGTCAACGGCCCCGGCTACCGCGGCCCGAACGCGCGTCCGGACCTGACCAACGTCGACACCGCGCACCCGGATTACCTGCAGGAAGCCACGATTCCGCTGGGCGACGAAACCCATGCGGCCGAAGACGTCGGCATCTACGCCCGCGGCCCCGGCGCTCACGCGTTCCAGGGCGTGGTCGAGCAGAACACGATCTTCCACGTGATGGCGCAATCGCAGCGCAACACCAGCGCCTTCCTGTGCGCCTTGTTCGGCTACTGCGGCAACGGCTGGGCCCACGGCCGCGGCGCGCTCGCCGCGCCGCTGATGGAAGAGGATCTGCGCACCGGCATGGCGCGCAATCAGGCCAAGCTGTGA
- a CDS encoding TonB family protein: MKKTLTAWTLIACLCPSANAQTIKTLPQDLANEIGSVDPHDGITQAQAGAAARYYCRRYIAECGSTRPAVDRNADWEITPLTGIAGTPDQNNILVGKRTWKVRWGKGPSLSLLDFLGSKEAAPKPLNAGGSDPASTPKAKIEFVVLPDGSVANARFRQSSSNRKCDELARRHVESWRFPPRERPIDLLTEVGCAQ; encoded by the coding sequence ATGAAGAAAACACTGACCGCCTGGACGTTGATCGCCTGCCTTTGCCCAAGTGCGAACGCGCAAACCATAAAGACGTTGCCTCAGGATTTGGCGAACGAAATCGGCTCGGTCGATCCGCACGACGGAATCACGCAAGCGCAAGCCGGCGCTGCGGCGCGTTACTACTGCCGTCGCTACATCGCCGAATGCGGTTCGACGCGCCCCGCCGTAGACCGCAACGCGGATTGGGAGATCACACCGCTGACCGGAATAGCGGGCACGCCTGACCAGAACAACATCCTCGTCGGAAAGCGCACCTGGAAGGTTCGGTGGGGCAAAGGTCCAAGCTTGAGCTTGCTCGACTTTCTTGGGTCAAAGGAGGCCGCGCCGAAACCACTCAACGCCGGCGGTTCCGATCCCGCCTCCACTCCCAAGGCGAAGATCGAGTTCGTCGTCTTGCCTGACGGCAGCGTCGCAAACGCAAGGTTCAGGCAATCGTCTTCGAATAGGAAGTGTGATGAGTTGGCGAGACGCCACGTGGAAAGTTGGCGCTTTCCTCCGCGCGAACGCCCGATCGACCTACTCACTGAAGTGGGATGCGCGCAATGA
- a CDS encoding peptidoglycan-binding domain-containing protein — MSQNPLLALMHQGESGTAGYNAYNRGTYTGDDGKQHIRGADRRIDFSQMTMGQVLDAQALPNGDPNRVFAVGKYQIIPATMRDSVDALGIDRNQQFTPQVQDRIFSEYLIVDKRPDIRNYITGQPGASLTQAQHALSLEWASFGDPSKGGASHYGGANHASITLQQSGDALNQMRDEYRAAIGRGLSPDQAWRATIDDNPNRTLPASITAPRTQGGGANRDAMADGMLTLNERGPAVTALQERLSALGYRDAEGNALKPDGHYGERTKEVVERFQREHGLTDDGKAGRNTLEALRTAQPTQATPQQPGEQTPGARQPGAADPQQPANGERQPLGPAPLSNPHNPNNPLYQQAIQGLEKIGPNGGFADREQMERAAATLTYEAKVSGLNRIDHVVPNANGTGLFAVQGGLNDPSHHRVHVDRQQAVGQSVEQTSQQLRQDVPQPTLQPAPDSQAQERSSRTMMA, encoded by the coding sequence ATGAGCCAAAACCCTTTGCTGGCGCTGATGCATCAGGGCGAGTCGGGCACCGCGGGCTATAACGCCTACAACCGCGGCACTTACACCGGCGACGACGGCAAGCAGCACATCCGCGGCGCCGACCGCCGCATCGATTTCTCGCAGATGACCATGGGGCAGGTGCTCGATGCCCAGGCGTTGCCCAACGGCGATCCCAACCGCGTGTTCGCGGTCGGCAAGTACCAGATCATTCCGGCGACGATGCGCGATTCGGTCGACGCGCTCGGCATCGACCGCAATCAGCAGTTCACCCCGCAGGTGCAGGATCGGATCTTCTCCGAATATCTGATCGTCGATAAGCGCCCGGACATCCGCAACTACATCACCGGCCAGCCCGGCGCCAGCCTGACGCAAGCGCAGCACGCGCTGTCGCTGGAGTGGGCGAGCTTCGGCGATCCGAGCAAGGGCGGCGCGAGCCATTACGGCGGCGCCAACCACGCCAGCATCACCTTGCAGCAGTCGGGCGATGCGTTGAATCAGATGCGCGACGAGTATCGCGCGGCGATCGGCCGCGGGCTGTCGCCGGATCAGGCTTGGCGCGCGACCATCGACGACAATCCGAACCGCACGCTGCCGGCGTCGATCACCGCGCCGCGCACCCAGGGCGGCGGCGCCAACCGCGATGCGATGGCCGACGGCATGCTGACGCTCAACGAGCGCGGCCCGGCGGTGACCGCGTTGCAGGAACGCCTGAGCGCGCTGGGCTATCGCGACGCTGAAGGCAACGCGCTCAAGCCCGACGGCCATTACGGCGAGCGCACCAAGGAAGTGGTGGAACGCTTCCAGCGCGAGCACGGCCTCACCGACGACGGCAAGGCCGGGCGCAACACGCTCGAAGCGCTGCGCACCGCGCAGCCGACCCAGGCCACGCCGCAGCAGCCGGGCGAGCAGACCCCGGGCGCGCGCCAGCCGGGCGCGGCCGATCCGCAGCAGCCGGCGAACGGCGAGCGTCAGCCGCTCGGTCCGGCGCCGCTGTCGAATCCGCACAATCCGAACAACCCGCTGTATCAGCAGGCGATCCAGGGGTTGGAGAAGATCGGCCCGAACGGCGGTTTCGCCGACCGCGAGCAGATGGAGCGCGCCGCGGCGACGCTGACCTACGAAGCGAAGGTCAGCGGTTTGAACCGCATCGATCACGTCGTGCCCAACGCCAACGGCACCGGTTTGTTCGCGGTGCAGGGCGGCTTGAACGATCCCAGCCACCATCGCGTGCACGTGGACCGTCAGCAGGCGGTCGGCCAGAGCGTCGAGCAGACCAGCCAGCAGCTGCGCCAGGACGTGCCGCAGCCGACGCTGCAGCCGGCGCCGGACTCGCAGGCGCAGGAACGCTCGTCGCGGACGATGATGGCGTAA
- a CDS encoding peptidoglycan-binding domain-containing protein: protein MDRKPTTYGVIQLGVPRGAAGIQTNEAVADFDALVTHHPGNNRHAHLRDGLVIDGERRRLHAIVGGEIQEIEMPRNGNSYYGLKPDQVLLKKDFMLENPLAAGGDRRAVEVPSPVSGVVGNVIPSQGLVDIYDRKGGDVIARVRHMTDIAVEVDTEVAYGQGLGIQGRVATEKVHVHMEMDTRYYREFENYLSDLVSGRLPVEAEARLDVQPRPVRDDGTLRLGESGSRVRDLQEYLNGLGYIGADGQPLATDGVYRLNMQRAVLDYQREQCLSQTGDIDREMLQAVPARTPGPFDPALEGIPAQGAPYAPMPHPFGTGSDDRPCAPPTPQQIEDAVERHRPLEPVFSAAPPSISGDPLVQSIRERLPPAFATHGAVPPEADLDRIAAGLAVECRKQGVERPDHIVVGHPAADGSGRHVFAVAGDLRDPASHRVDVAGQAAAQVPVEASLRKLDALQASTPALVQADQAQEQQKAPTIRV, encoded by the coding sequence ATGGACCGCAAACCGACGACATACGGCGTGATTCAACTGGGCGTCCCGAGAGGGGCGGCCGGTATTCAGACCAATGAAGCGGTAGCCGATTTCGATGCGCTGGTGACGCATCACCCAGGAAACAATCGGCACGCGCACCTGCGTGACGGGCTGGTGATCGACGGAGAGCGGCGGCGCTTGCATGCCATTGTCGGAGGGGAGATTCAAGAGATCGAGATGCCTCGGAACGGCAACAGCTACTACGGTCTTAAGCCCGATCAGGTGCTGTTGAAGAAGGATTTCATGCTTGAGAATCCTCTGGCCGCAGGCGGCGACAGGCGCGCGGTCGAGGTTCCTTCTCCCGTTTCTGGAGTGGTGGGGAACGTGATCCCGTCGCAAGGGCTGGTGGACATTTACGACCGCAAGGGCGGCGATGTCATCGCCAGAGTCCGGCACATGACCGATATCGCAGTAGAAGTAGATACCGAAGTAGCCTATGGACAAGGACTGGGTATCCAAGGCCGGGTCGCCACCGAGAAAGTCCATGTGCACATGGAGATGGACACTCGCTACTACCGGGAGTTCGAGAACTACCTCAGCGATCTCGTCAGCGGACGATTGCCAGTGGAGGCCGAGGCGCGTCTCGACGTCCAGCCACGGCCGGTGCGGGACGATGGCACCTTGCGCTTGGGTGAGTCGGGTTCTCGTGTTCGGGACCTGCAGGAGTACTTAAACGGCTTGGGATACATCGGTGCCGACGGACAGCCGCTCGCGACGGACGGCGTTTATCGATTGAACATGCAGCGTGCCGTGTTGGATTACCAGCGCGAGCAGTGCCTGTCGCAAACCGGCGATATCGACCGCGAGATGCTGCAGGCGGTGCCCGCGCGAACGCCGGGCCCGTTCGATCCGGCGCTAGAAGGCATCCCCGCACAGGGAGCGCCGTATGCCCCGATGCCGCATCCCTTCGGTACGGGCTCGGATGATCGCCCCTGCGCCCCGCCGACGCCCCAACAGATCGAGGATGCCGTGGAAAGGCATCGGCCGTTGGAACCGGTGTTTTCCGCCGCGCCGCCGTCGATCTCCGGCGACCCGTTGGTGCAATCCATCCGCGAACGGCTGCCGCCGGCGTTTGCCACTCACGGAGCCGTTCCGCCGGAAGCGGATTTGGACCGCATCGCCGCCGGGCTGGCGGTCGAATGCCGTAAGCAAGGCGTCGAGCGTCCCGATCACATCGTGGTCGGCCATCCGGCGGCCGACGGCTCCGGCCGCCACGTTTTCGCCGTGGCGGGCGATTTGCGCGATCCGGCCAGTCATCGGGTGGACGTGGCCGGCCAGGCGGCGGCGCAAGTTCCGGTCGAAGCGTCGCTACGTAAGCTGGATGCCTTGCAGGCTTCGACGCCTGCGCTGGTGCAGGCGGATCAGGCTCAGGAGCAACAGAAGGCTCCGACCATTCGAGTGTGA